In Pyrus communis chromosome 1, drPyrComm1.1, whole genome shotgun sequence, the following are encoded in one genomic region:
- the LOC137711358 gene encoding G-type lectin S-receptor-like serine/threonine-protein kinase At1g11410 isoform X1, translated as MDLQCEILFPSLTSTISPFSMVSKFLALPFFFFFHIFFGFRFQPSEAQSWIKAAYWYSGSEFPISDINSPLFTHLIYAYTDVNSSSYELSSFSSDPSEQYYSTFTPTVKLKNPSVTTLVSIGGGNADYGVISTMVSSSSHRKSFIDSSIIFARRYGFLGLDFCWVSANTSSDMTNMGKLFEEWRAAIASEATKNSQTPLILTAAVQYKPDFESFAFPVESIRDNLNWVHVMAYDYHGPWTNFTGAHAALYDTSSDWNTDYGIKSWIGRGLSASKLVLGLPFYGYAWTLSNPRDSAIGAPAKGPAITKDGSMSYRDIKGYTDRYGADIVYNATYVAKYCVIDSAWIGFDDAEVVKIKVSYAKEQNLLGYYVWQVSHDDNWVLSLAAAAQEGGSNGQNKRRLLVIVLTTIASVILVLGSALSYFRMRLHKSKAKVSKSRANDIADTAGKFDSNVPNLKIFSIADVEAATDGFSIENKLGEGGYGPVYKGVLPDGQEIAVKKLSKASTQGFEEFKNEVMLTAKLQHVNLVRVLGFCIEHHEQMLIYEYMPKKSLELYLFDPVRRYELDWRKRVQIIEGVTQGLLYLQEYSRLTIIHRDLKASNILLDAEMRPKISDFGMARIFAKDELEANTGRIVGTYGYVPPEYVKKGLYSTKSDVYSFGVLLLQIISGKKNAPYYGSDEDLNLLEYAYLLWKQGKGMEFMDPALDDTHSLCKLMRCLQIALLCVQENANDRPSMLEISSMLQNEGATMENPKIPAFSKRNEDEETNPTPRPEACSINDATISEVVAR; from the exons ATGGACTTGCAATGTGAAATCCTGTTTCCGTCTCTGACATCAACTATCTCGCCGTTCTCAATGGTATCCAAATTTTTAGCTCTaccattcttcttctttttccatattttttttggttttagatTCCAACCTTCGGAGGCACAATCTTGGATCAAAGCTGCATACTGGTATTCCGGCAGCGAATTCCCTATTTCCGACATCAACTCTCCGCTCTTCACTCACCTTATTTACGCTTACACAGATGTTAACTCATCATCCTATGAgctttcttccttctcctccgaCCCCTCGGAGCAGTACTACTCCACCTTCACGCCAACCGTCAAGCTAAAGAACCCATCAGTCACTACTCTCGTCTCCATTGGCGGTGGAAATGCAGACTACGGTGTCATTTCAACCATGGTCAGTAGCTCTTCTCACAGAAAGTCTTTCATTGATTCTTCGATAATTTTCGCAAGGCGTTATGGCTTCCTAGGCCTAGACTTTTGTTGGGTTTCAGCTAACACAAGCTCGGACATGACCAATATGGGGAAGTTATTTGAAGAGTGGCGGGCAGCTATCGCTTCTGAAGCCACAAAAAACAGCCAAACACCACTGATTTTGACTGCTGCCGTGCAGTACAAGCCAGATTTTGAGTCCTTCGCTTTCCCGGTTGAATCAATCCGGGACAACTTGAACTGGGTACATGTCATGGCCTATGACTATCACGGACCGTGGACCAATTTCACCGGTGCTCATGCAGCACTATACGATACATCGAGTGACTGGAACACGGACTATGGTATCAAATCATGGATTGGCAGGGGATTATCTGCTTCCAAACTGGTTTTGGGATTGCCTTTCTATGGATATGCTTGGACGCTAAGCAATCCCAGGGACAGCGCTATTGGCGCACCGGCTAAAGGTCCTGCTATTACCAAGGATGGATCGATGAGCTACAGGGATATCAAAGGCTACACTGATAGATATGGGGCTGACATAGTCTACAATGCTACTTATGTAGCGAAGTACTGTGTGATCGATTCGGCTTGGATCGGTTTCGATGATGCTGAAGTTGTGAAAATAAAAGTTTCTTATGCTAAGGAGCAGAATTTGCTTGGATACTACGTCTGGCAGGTCTCACATGATGATAATTGGGTGCTTTCTCTTGCAGCTGCag CTCAAGAGGGTGGAAGCAATGGACAAAACAAACGGAGACTTCTTGTAATCGTTTTGACCACTATAGCTTCAGTTATTCTCGTGCTAGGCTCCGCGTTGAGTTACTTCCGTATGAGACTGCACAAATCAAAAG CTAAGGTATCAAAATCCAGGGCAAATGATATAGCAGACACAGCTGGAAAATTCGACAGCAACGTTCCTAATCTGAAAATATTTAGCATTGCTGACGTTGAGGCGGCAACGGATGGATTTTCGATTGAAAATAAGCTTGGAGAGGGCGGTTATGGCCCCGTTTATAAG GGAGTATTGCCAGATGGACAAGAAATCGCTGTGAAGAAACTATCAAAAGCTTCAACTCAAGGATTTGAGGAGTTCAAGAACGAGGTCATGCTCACCGCAAAATTACAACACGTAAATCTTgttagggttttgggattttGCATCGAACACCATGAGCAAATGCTGATTTACGAGTACATGCCAAAGAAAAGCTTGGAGCTCTACCTCTTTG ATCCTGTTAGAAGATATGAATTGGATTGGAGAAAGCGGGTTCAAATTATCGAAGGGGTTACTCAGGGACTTCTTTACCTCCAAGAGTACTCAAGATTGACAATCATCCATCGGGATCTGAAAGCTAGCAACATTTTACTTGATGCAGAGATGAGGCCTAAGATCTCGGATTTTGGTATGGCCAGAATTTTCGCAAAGGATGAACTCGAAGCAAATACAGGTCGTATTGTTGGAACATA TGGTTATGTACCTCCAGAATACGTTAAGAAAGGTTTATACTCCACTAAATCAGATGTTTACAGCTTCGGAGTTCTGCTTCTACAGATCATAAGTGGCAAGAAGAATGCCCCCTACTATGGTTCAGATGAAGACTTAAACCTACTAGAATAT GCATATTTACTTTGGAAACAAGGAAAGGGGATGGAGTTTATGGATCCCGCACTTGACGATACACATTCTTTATGCAAATTGATGAGATGCTTGCAAATTGCTCTCCTATGTGTTCAAGAAAATGCAAACGATAGGCCTTCGAtgttggaaatttcttcaatgcTACAAAATGAAGGAGCTACAATGGAAAATCCCAAAATTCCAGCTTTCTCAAAAAGAAACGAAGACGAAGAAACTAATCCCACACCGCGGCCAGAAGCTTGTTCCATCAATGATGCAACAATCTCAGAAGTTGTAGCCCGATGA
- the LOC137711358 gene encoding G-type lectin S-receptor-like serine/threonine-protein kinase At1g11410 isoform X2 translates to MDLQCEILFPSLTSTISPFSMVSKFLALPFFFFFHIFFGFRFQPSEAQSWIKAAYWYSGSEFPISDINSPLFTHLIYAYTDVNSSSYELSSFSSDPSEQYYSTFTPTVKLKNPSVTTLVSIGGGNADYGVISTMVSSSSHRKSFIDSSIIFARRYGFLGLDFCWVSANTSSDMTNMGKLFEEWRAAIASEATKNSQTPLILTAAVQYKPDFESFAFPVESIRDNLNWVHVMAYDYHGPWTNFTGAHAALYDTSSDWNTDYGIKSWIGRGLSASKLVLGLPFYGYAWTLSNPRDSAIGAPAKGPAITKDGSMSYRDIKGYTDRYGADIVYNATYVAKYCVIDSAWIGFDDAEVVKIKVSYAKEQNLLGYYVWQVSHDDNWVLSLAAAEGGSNGQNKRRLLVIVLTTIASVILVLGSALSYFRMRLHKSKAKVSKSRANDIADTAGKFDSNVPNLKIFSIADVEAATDGFSIENKLGEGGYGPVYKGVLPDGQEIAVKKLSKASTQGFEEFKNEVMLTAKLQHVNLVRVLGFCIEHHEQMLIYEYMPKKSLELYLFDPVRRYELDWRKRVQIIEGVTQGLLYLQEYSRLTIIHRDLKASNILLDAEMRPKISDFGMARIFAKDELEANTGRIVGTYGYVPPEYVKKGLYSTKSDVYSFGVLLLQIISGKKNAPYYGSDEDLNLLEYAYLLWKQGKGMEFMDPALDDTHSLCKLMRCLQIALLCVQENANDRPSMLEISSMLQNEGATMENPKIPAFSKRNEDEETNPTPRPEACSINDATISEVVAR, encoded by the exons ATGGACTTGCAATGTGAAATCCTGTTTCCGTCTCTGACATCAACTATCTCGCCGTTCTCAATGGTATCCAAATTTTTAGCTCTaccattcttcttctttttccatattttttttggttttagatTCCAACCTTCGGAGGCACAATCTTGGATCAAAGCTGCATACTGGTATTCCGGCAGCGAATTCCCTATTTCCGACATCAACTCTCCGCTCTTCACTCACCTTATTTACGCTTACACAGATGTTAACTCATCATCCTATGAgctttcttccttctcctccgaCCCCTCGGAGCAGTACTACTCCACCTTCACGCCAACCGTCAAGCTAAAGAACCCATCAGTCACTACTCTCGTCTCCATTGGCGGTGGAAATGCAGACTACGGTGTCATTTCAACCATGGTCAGTAGCTCTTCTCACAGAAAGTCTTTCATTGATTCTTCGATAATTTTCGCAAGGCGTTATGGCTTCCTAGGCCTAGACTTTTGTTGGGTTTCAGCTAACACAAGCTCGGACATGACCAATATGGGGAAGTTATTTGAAGAGTGGCGGGCAGCTATCGCTTCTGAAGCCACAAAAAACAGCCAAACACCACTGATTTTGACTGCTGCCGTGCAGTACAAGCCAGATTTTGAGTCCTTCGCTTTCCCGGTTGAATCAATCCGGGACAACTTGAACTGGGTACATGTCATGGCCTATGACTATCACGGACCGTGGACCAATTTCACCGGTGCTCATGCAGCACTATACGATACATCGAGTGACTGGAACACGGACTATGGTATCAAATCATGGATTGGCAGGGGATTATCTGCTTCCAAACTGGTTTTGGGATTGCCTTTCTATGGATATGCTTGGACGCTAAGCAATCCCAGGGACAGCGCTATTGGCGCACCGGCTAAAGGTCCTGCTATTACCAAGGATGGATCGATGAGCTACAGGGATATCAAAGGCTACACTGATAGATATGGGGCTGACATAGTCTACAATGCTACTTATGTAGCGAAGTACTGTGTGATCGATTCGGCTTGGATCGGTTTCGATGATGCTGAAGTTGTGAAAATAAAAGTTTCTTATGCTAAGGAGCAGAATTTGCTTGGATACTACGTCTGGCAGGTCTCACATGATGATAATTGGGTGCTTTCTCTTGCAGCTGCag AGGGTGGAAGCAATGGACAAAACAAACGGAGACTTCTTGTAATCGTTTTGACCACTATAGCTTCAGTTATTCTCGTGCTAGGCTCCGCGTTGAGTTACTTCCGTATGAGACTGCACAAATCAAAAG CTAAGGTATCAAAATCCAGGGCAAATGATATAGCAGACACAGCTGGAAAATTCGACAGCAACGTTCCTAATCTGAAAATATTTAGCATTGCTGACGTTGAGGCGGCAACGGATGGATTTTCGATTGAAAATAAGCTTGGAGAGGGCGGTTATGGCCCCGTTTATAAG GGAGTATTGCCAGATGGACAAGAAATCGCTGTGAAGAAACTATCAAAAGCTTCAACTCAAGGATTTGAGGAGTTCAAGAACGAGGTCATGCTCACCGCAAAATTACAACACGTAAATCTTgttagggttttgggattttGCATCGAACACCATGAGCAAATGCTGATTTACGAGTACATGCCAAAGAAAAGCTTGGAGCTCTACCTCTTTG ATCCTGTTAGAAGATATGAATTGGATTGGAGAAAGCGGGTTCAAATTATCGAAGGGGTTACTCAGGGACTTCTTTACCTCCAAGAGTACTCAAGATTGACAATCATCCATCGGGATCTGAAAGCTAGCAACATTTTACTTGATGCAGAGATGAGGCCTAAGATCTCGGATTTTGGTATGGCCAGAATTTTCGCAAAGGATGAACTCGAAGCAAATACAGGTCGTATTGTTGGAACATA TGGTTATGTACCTCCAGAATACGTTAAGAAAGGTTTATACTCCACTAAATCAGATGTTTACAGCTTCGGAGTTCTGCTTCTACAGATCATAAGTGGCAAGAAGAATGCCCCCTACTATGGTTCAGATGAAGACTTAAACCTACTAGAATAT GCATATTTACTTTGGAAACAAGGAAAGGGGATGGAGTTTATGGATCCCGCACTTGACGATACACATTCTTTATGCAAATTGATGAGATGCTTGCAAATTGCTCTCCTATGTGTTCAAGAAAATGCAAACGATAGGCCTTCGAtgttggaaatttcttcaatgcTACAAAATGAAGGAGCTACAATGGAAAATCCCAAAATTCCAGCTTTCTCAAAAAGAAACGAAGACGAAGAAACTAATCCCACACCGCGGCCAGAAGCTTGTTCCATCAATGATGCAACAATCTCAGAAGTTGTAGCCCGATGA